In Solidesulfovibrio carbinoliphilus subsp. oakridgensis, the sequence GCGGCCCTCCAAAAGTTCATCCGCACCGGCCAGGTCCGGCTCGACGGCAAGCGGTGCAAGCCCTTTGACCGCATCAGCGAGGGCCAGCTCGTGCGTGTGCCGCCCTACGAAACCGACGCGCCCGGCGCGCCGCCCCCGCCGAAGGCCGAAACCGGGACCAGGGGGCAGGCGCTGCACCTCTTGCGACGGGGCGGGGAACCGGCCCGGCCGGGGGACGGCGGGCGCCGGGACATCGTTTTGGACATCCTCCACGAGGACGACGAGCTGCTCGTGGTGGTGAAGCCTGCCGGTCTGCCGGTCCATCCGGGCTCCGGCCACCCCTTCGCCCTGACCACGCTGCTGCACGAACGCCATGCCGACGCGCCCTTCGCCCCGACCCCGGCCCACCGCCTGGACCGGGACACCACGGGCCTTCTCCTGGTGGCCAAGACCTACCGGAAGCTTCGGGCCCTCCACGAGGCCATGGTGACGGGCGCGGCCCGCAAGGATTATTTCGCCTGGGTCCGGGGCCGGTGGCTTCTGGGCGAGGAAGGCGAGTGGCTGACCCTTCGCGACCGGCTGGCCAAGGAAGGGGGTCCGGGACGCCAGCGGGTGGAGGCGTCGGAGGCGGGCAAGGAGGCGGTGTCCAAGGTGCGGCTGCTGGCCGCCACGCCCCAGGCGAGCCTCCTTGAAGTACGCCTGGAAACGGGCCGCACCCAGCAGATCCGGGCCCAACTCGCCTCGCGCGGCTATCCCATCGTCGGGGACGCCAAGTACGGCGGCGGGGTCCCGCCGCTTTTGCTCCACGCCTGGCGGGTGACACTGCCCGGCGAGGCCTACTGCGTGCCGCCGGACTGGCCCGCGCCCTGGGCCGTCAGCCGACCGAGGCGGGACACCGTCGACGGCTGCCGGGAAAAACCCTAGCGTGGCGTTCTCGAAATTCGTTCATCCGAATTTTAAGAATAAAATATTTAAATAATTATTTTTTTCTAAAAAATACGAGCATATTTTTTAGCGAACGCTACACGAGCCGTCAGGCCCTCCCACCCCTCCCGGGTTTCCAATGGGCCACGCCCTTTGGCCGCCTCAAGACGTCTCTTGCCCCCGCAGGCCGGCCAGACGGCCGAGGAGGATGGCCCCGGCCTGGGCCACGTTCAGGGAATCGAGGGGCCGGGCCTGGGGAATGCGGTAGAGGGTCTGGCACCGCTTGCGCACCCCCAGGCGAATGCCCTCGTCCTCGTTGCCAAGGACCAGGACCAGGGGAAATTCCGGCCTGGCGGCCAGCGCGTTTTCCGCCCCGTCCTCGCCGGCCGCGCCGACGACGGCGAACCCGGCCTCGGCCGCCTCTTCCAGGGCCCGGGACAGGTTGGCCACCTTGGCCACGGGCAGGCGCGACAGCGTGCCGGCCGAGGCCTTGGCCGCGCCCGGCCCAAGCCGCGCCCCCTCGTGGCGGGGCAGGATGATGCCGCCGCCGCCCAGGGCGTAGAGCGTGCGGGCCAGCGCCCCGACGTTGCCCGGGTCCTGCACCCGGTCCAGGGCCAGGGCCACCGGCAGCGGGGCGTTTCGGGTCGCTTCGAGCACGTCGTCAAGGCTCGCCAGTTCGCCGGCGATCAGCCGGGCCAGCACGCCCTGGTGGTTGCCGGGATAGAGCCGGTCGAGGTCGCCTGTCGGCACGAACCGGAAGCGCACCCCGGCCTCGCGGCAGGAGGCCACGATGGCGTCGATGTCCGGGCCGCGAAGGCCCTGGCGCAGGAGCACGTCGTCCACGCTCTTGGGCCGTTCGGCCAACAATTCGCGCACGGGCTTGCGGCCCGGGAGCATGTCCTCGGGCAGGGTCGGCACAGGCGACTGGGACGGGGACGACAAGGCCGGCGACGGGGCCGGGCGGCGGGGACGGTCTTGGTGGGACATGCCCCTTGGTGGCGCAAACCGGCCGGGACCACAAGTCTTTTTTCTCCTTGCCTTTTCCCCCAACCTGGACTAATAATTTATTAATTATTCAAGAAAATACGACATTTCGATTTCCTTCGCCAACTCCCGGCGCGGCCGACTTCCGGTCCCCGGTCCTTTTCCCCTTCTGGAGACGCTCGATGGCTCGCAACTTCCTGCTGGCAATCCTCCCGGTCCTGCTCCTCCTTTCCGGCTGCGCCGGAAACAAATACGACAAAAATAACGACATGAAGGCCAACCTGGAGCCCGAGGTCTGGGACACCAGCCAGATCTTGAAGGACCTGAAGCGCGGCCGCCCCCTGACCGAACAGGAGAAAAAGGCGCTGGCCTCGCGCGGGGCCATCCAGTTCGACCTCGACGTCAAGGACAACGAGGAAGTCCAGATGTTCCTCCAGTACTTCTCCATGGACAAGCGCGGCTCCATGGACAAGTGGCTGCAGCGGGCCGAGCCCCACCTGCCCTATGTCCGGGCGGTGCTGGCCAGCTACAACCTGCCGCCGGACCTGATCGTCCTGCCCTTTATCGAATCCGGGTACAGCACCATGGCCTATTCGCCGGTCGGGGCCGGCGGCATGTGGCAGTTCATGCCCTACACCGGCCGCCGGTTCGGGCTGACCGTGGACTGGTGGGTGGACGAGCGCCGCGACCCCTACAAGTCCACCGTGGCCGCGGCCAAGTACCTGACCAAGCTCTACCAGATGTTCGGCGACTGGAACCTGGCGCTCGCCGCCTACAACGCCGGCGAAGGCAAGATCTCGCGGGTCATGGCCGCAAGCGGCCAGTGCGACTTCTTCGACATCGCCAAGGACCCCAAGCTGCTGAAGGAAGAGACCCGCCACTACGTGCCGAAGTTCCTGGCCGTGCTCAAGATCTTCCAGAACCTCGACACCCTGGGCTTTCACAAGATCAACTGGCAGGCCGGGCCGAACCTCAAGGAGGTCGGGGCCCCCGGCGGCACGGATCTGGCCGCCCTGGCCCAGGCCTGCGGCCTCTCCTGGGAACAGTTCCGCGAATACAACCCCGGCTTCCGCCGCCGGGTCAGCCCGCCGGACACCACCGTCAACGTCTACGTGCCCGTGGCCAAGGAGCAGACCGCCCTGGCCTACCTCAATAATCCCGGCAACTACCCGTCGAGCGGCGTCCAGACCGTGACGGCCGAGGCCGGCGACTCCTGGTGGAACATCGCCCGCCGGGCCGGCATGCCCGTGGCCGAGCTGCGGCAGTTAAACGCCTCCCTGCCCGAATCCCTGCCGCCCGGCCAGACCGTGCGCGTGGCCCTGAGCGCCTTTAGCGTGGACAACACGGCCCTGGCCGAAGGCCCGGACGCCTGCGCGCCCAAGCCGCTGGCGGCCTCGGCCAAGCCCCAGCGCCACCGGGTGAACAAGGGCGAATCCATCGGCTCCATCGCCAAGAAGTACGGCGTGGCGCCCAAGGAACTGTTGGCCGCCAACAAGATGAAACGCGAGGGCCGGCTGACGCTCGGCTCCTGGCTGGTCATTCCCGGCGGCGCCTCCGGCTCCGCCGGCACGGCCGTGGCCGCCGCGCCCGCGCCCCAGCCCCTGGCCGGCGGCAAGGCCTCGTCCGGCCCGGCCGTGGCCGAGGCTTCCCACACCGTCCGGCGCGGCGAGACCGTAAGCGGCATCGCGGCCAAGTACGGCGTCGGCACCGAAGAGCTCCTGGCCGCCAACAAGATGCGCTCGGGCAAGGACCTGCTCGCCGGCCAGCGGCTGGCCATCCCCGGGACCACCCCGGCCAAGGCCGGCCCGGCCGCCCCGGCCAAGGGCGGGCCCGAACCGCGCCTCACGCCCGAACCCAGACTGTTCGCGGCCGCCACCCCGGCCGGCGGCTCCTACACCGTCAAGGCGGGCGACACCCTGGCTTCGGTCGGCAAGCATCTGGGCGTCGATCCCAAGGAGCTGGCGGCGGCCAACAAGGACGCCGGCGGCAAGCTCCGTCCCGGCGCGACCCTGACCGTGCCCGGTAAGGGGCAGGCCAAGGGCCCGGCCCCAAGCGAGCCGGCCACATCCGCCAAGTCTTCCAAGGCCGTGGCCCAAAACGAACCCGCCCCGTCGGCCAGGACGCCCAAGCCCCTGGCCCAGGCCCAGGTCCCGACGCCGCTCCCGTCCGCATCGGACAAGGCCGGACAAGGCGCGGCCAAGTCCCCGCCCCAGGCGGCGGCCAAGCCCGCGGCCAAGGCCGTCAGCTACAAGGTGGAACCCGGGGAAACGGTCTGGGGCATTGCCAAGAAATTCAACGTGGAGCCGTCCTCGCTCATGGCCTGGAACAACATTAAGGGCGGCGCCCTCCAGGCCGGCAGCCAGCTCACCATCCGCAAGGATTAACCGGGGCTCTGCCCCGGACCCCGCCAGGGCGCTGCCCTGAACCCGCCGGGGGGAATGATTCCCCCCCCGTCCCCCCCATCCGGCCCGAGCGGACCCACGCCGCAGTAGCACAGCGCTTTTAGTGCCCCTTTCAGGGGGTCCGGGGGGGATGATCCCCCCGGCGGAGAGGTCCAGGAGAGGCAGAGCCTCTCCTGGCCGCCGGAGGCTCTGCCTCTCCCCTCACCCCTTCTTGCCGTTCCCCGCCAGCCCGGTTGCCCGGAAGATCGCCTCCAGCCGGCGGCGGTTGACGCCGAAATCGCTGTACCCGACGCGCGAGGCCGAGCGGGCGTGGAGCAGGCCCTGGTTCGGATCGTAGAGGAACTCGAGGTCGTCCACGAAACCGAACCGGGCCGAGGACTGGGTGGCGTGGATATAGCGCTCGGTGGCGGCCACGACCGTGAACTTCCCCTGGCGCAGATGGTCGAGGAGAGCCGGAACCGGGTTGGACGGGCTTGGCCGGGGAGCGATGTAATGGAGTGGGTCCCGGGGGGGAGCGGTGGATGCCACCCAGTTGGGCTTGGCGCCGTCGGCCCGGAGCGGCCCGCCCGTGGGCGAGACCGCAGGCGGCATCCGGCGGCTGGCCCGGCCCATCCAGGCGAAACGGATCGCGCCGACGACGATGGCCGCCACGAGCAGCGTGCCGACCACCTGGCCCACGGCCTCGAAAAACGACAACACGGTCCGAATGGTCTCCATCATGGCGGGCACCTCTCATGGCCCCGTGGCGGCCACGGCGACGGGTTGCGGCTCGACCCGGTTGCGGCCGGCCCTTTTGGCGGCATACAGGCATTCGTCGGCCAAAGCCAGCAAGGCGTCCACGTCCTTGTCCCCCTCGGCCACGCCGAAGCTGGCGGTGACGGCCAGGCCGTCGGGCCTGAGCGCCTCGAGGCTCCGGCGCAGCCGCTCGGCCATGGCGACCGCCGCCGGGCCGGACACGCCGGGCAGGAGGACGCCGAACTCCTCGCCCCCAAGCCGCCCCACCCGGCCCGGGGCCGGCAAGGCGCCGGCCAGACACCGGCCCACGCCCATAAGGACCCGGTCCCCGGTCTGATGGCCGTGGGTGTCGTTGACGGTCTTGAAATTGTCGAGATCGAGCATGACGAGGCTGACGCCAAACCCCTGCTCCCTGGCCCGGTCCAGGGCCTCCCCGGCCAGGCGCAGGAAGTGGCGCCGGTTGGGCAGGCCGGTCAGGCCATCGGTTTCGGCCAGGTGGCGCAGCTCGTCCCGGGCCTCGCCAAGCTCCGCCTCCACCCGGCTCGATGTCATGGCCAGGATGGAAAAGACGAAAAACGGCGAACAGAGCATGGCGACCAGGAGCAACAGCTTGGCCACATGGTCCGGAGAGGCCGTGGGACAGTCCACGGCCTGCAGGGAAAGAACGGTCCGCACGGCGAACAGTGCGGCCACCACGAAAAAAAAGCCCGAAAAAAGGCCCTGGGTGGCGTAGGTGCGCCAGTTCCTGGTCAGGTACGGTTCCAGGGAGATGCGGCCGAAGACAATGGCGCAGAAGGCCGAATAGATGGCCGCGCGCCGGCAGGTGTTGTAATCGATGAAGAGGTAGTGGGTGATCGCGACCATGGCCAGGCCGTACAGCACGACATTGAGTCCCGAGCGCAACCGGATGTCCCCGATCTGGCCGTAGCGGGCCAGGCCGTGGAACACCAGCACGGCCTCCACGAGCATGAGGGCGTTGCCCGCGAAAAGAGAGGGCGTCTCGCCAAGGACGCGGTAGAAGTTGAGGAAGATGCCGACAAACCACAGGACCTGCCCAAGGGTCATGGCCCCGAAACCGGGATAGGTCCGGCGGCAGGCATAGGCGTAGACGAGCACCAGGGACAGGGCCGCATAGAGGACCACCACCATGAGGACCATGGTCGGGGCATGGAGCAGCGACAGGAAATCGGGCATCGGCTTCTTCCAGACATTGCGAGGATATGACGCGAGAGCTATCGCATCATCCCGTCCGGCGCACAAGCCCGGAACGGCGCGATGCCTCAGCCGCCGTAGAGGGCCTGGCGCAAAAGCGGCCGCAGTTCGTCGTCCGGCAGCACCCGGCCGGTCCACAGGCAAAACTGCTCCACGGCCTGGTACAAAAACATCTCGAGTCCCGGCACCACGCCGGCCCCGGCCCGGGCGGCTTCGGCCAGAAACCGCGTTTCGTAGGGATTGTAGACCAGGTCGTAGGCCAGTCGCCCGGGCTCCCAGGCCGCGGCCGGGTAGGGGGAGACGCCCTCCTGCCGGCCGGACATGCCGATGGGCGTGGCGTTGACCACCAGCGCGGCCGGAAAATCCGCCCGGTCTTCCCAGGCCACCGGTTCCAGGCCGAACTCCAGGGCCAGGGCCCGGGCCTTGTCCAGGGACCGCCCCGTGACGCCGATCCGGGGCACCTGCAGGCGCCGCAGTCCGGCGGCCACGGCCCGGGCCGCGCCGCCGCAGCCGAGGAGCAGCGCCGCCCCGGGCGCGATGCCCCGGACCACCAGCGGCCGGCAGAACCCCTCCACGTCGGTATTGTCGGCGTGGAGGGCCCCGCCGCGCCAGAAAAGGGTGTTGACGGCCCCGACCTCCCGGCCAAGATCCGTGACCACGTCCACGAAATCCATGACCGCCGTCTTGTGCGGGATGGTGACGCTCAGGCCCTGGATCGGGGTTTCCCGCACCCGGGCCATGAAGGCCGGCAGTTCCTCGGGCAGGGTGGCCCAGGCCTCGTAGCGGGCCTCGATGCCGAAACGCGCAAACCCCCAGTTGTGGACCAGGGGACTCAACGTATGGCCCAGCGGGTGGCCAATGATGCCGTAGAGCCGCGTCATGTCGCGTCCTTGTGGAGAGCCGGGGGAGGGAACCCTTTTTTGCAAAAAAGGGTTCCCTCCCCCGGACCCCCTCCTTCCCAAATTTTTCAAAGGGGTGGCGGCACAACGTCGAAGAATTTTTTCGAAAGCTTGGCTGCCGCCCGCCTCAGGCCAGCGCGGTGTGGCGACCACGCTCCCACGTTCGGGTGGGTCCGGGAGGGGGTGACCCCCTCCCGGCCGCCGGAGGCATCTTTCCGTTTCTTCTCTCCCCTCCTATCCCGCGTAGGACGCGCCGGCGCGCAGGGCTTCGGCGTTTTTGGGGATGAGGTGGCTGTAGTGCTTGGCAATGACGTGGGACAGGCTCGCTTCCACCGCTTCAAGCGGCAGGATGCCGGTGGCGTTCACGTAGGCGCCAAGGGCCACCATGTTGGCCATGCGGGTGTTGCCGAGCGTATCCGCGATCTCGTTGGCCGGCACGGCCACGACCCTGACCCGGCCGGCGTCGGCCAGCTTGGTGTCGATAAGCGAGGAATTGAGCACGAGCACGCCGTCGTCCACGAGCTGGGGCTGGAACTTGTCGAGGGACGGCCTGTTCATGATGATAAGGCTTTTGGGGGAGCGGATGATGGGCGAGCCGATGGCGTCGTCGGAGACGACGACCGTGCAGTTGGCCGTGCCGCCGCGCATCTCCGGGCCGTAGACCGGGATGTAGGTGACGTTCAGGCCGTGTTCCATGCCGGCGTAGGCCAGTAGGTTGCCGATCAGCATCACGCCCTGGCCGCCGAAACCGGCCATGATCACGTCTTGATAGAGGCTCACGGGGCTAGTCCTCCTTGGCCGCGTCCTTGAAGACGCCGAGCGGAAAGCCGGGGATCATTTCCTCGGCGATGCGGTCGTTGGCCTTCACGGGCGAAACCTTCCAGTTGGTGGGACAGGTGGCCAGGAGTTCCACAAAGCCAAAACCCTCGCCCTTGACCTGGGTCTCGAAGGCCCGGCGCACGGCCCGCTTGGCCTGGGCCAGATTCTTGATGGAATTGACGGCCGCCCGGGCGCTGTAGGCCACGCCGTCGAGTGAGGCGATGATTTCCGCCATGCGCATGGGGCCGCCCTCGCGCTCGGCGCAGCGGCCGCCGGGGCAGGTGGTGGTCTTCTGGCCGATCATGGTGGTCGGGGCCATCTGGCCGCCGGTCATGCCGTAGACGGTGTTGTTGACGAAAACGACCGAGATCCGCTCGCCCCGGTTGGCGGCGTGCATGATTTCGGCCAGGCCGATGGAGGCCAGGTCGCCGTCGCCCTGGTAGGCCAGGACGAAGGCGTCGGAGCGGGCGCGCTTGACGCCGGTGGCCACGGCCGGGGCCCGGCCGTGGGGCGCTTCGACGGTGTCGACCAGGATGTAGTTGTAGAGGAAGACCGAGCAGCCGATGGCGCTGACGGCGATGGTCCTCTCCACCACGCCGAACTCTTCCAGGCACTCGGCCACGATCCGGTGGATGACGCCGTGCTGGCAGCCCGGACAGTAGTGGGTGGGCACGTCGGCCAGGACGGCCGGCCGGTCGAAGACGAGTTCCTCGTTTATTTCAGGCACGCTTGACATCTTCAAGCCCCCTTTGCGGCCGCGCGGATGGGACCGGTGAAATCCTCGGGCGTCGGCATGTTGCCGGGGAAAAAGCCGAAGAATTCGGAATCGGTGATGCCGCGCACGGCCAGACGCACGTCCTCGACCATCTGGCCGAGGTTGTGCTCGATGGTGAGAAAGCGCTTGCCCTGCCCGGCCAGGGCGCGAAGGGCCGCCTCGGGGAAGGGATAGAGCGTCACGGGCCGGAAAAGGCCCACGCGAAGGCCCTCGGCCCGAAGGGTCCGGACGGCCGACTTGGCGATACGGCCAATGGAGCCGTAGGCCACCACCACCAGCTCGGCGTCCTCGGTCTCGAAGGCCTCGTAGCGGACCTCGGCCCGCATGGCCTCGTACTTGTCCTTTAAAAGCTGGTTCTGGCCGGCCAGGGCCCCGTCTTCGAGAAAGAGGGACTTCAAAAGCCTCGGGGCGCGCTCGCCGCGTCCGGTCAGCTTCCAGGCGGCCCCTTCGGCCGGGTCCACGGGGCGGGCCTCGCGGGGGACGACCGGCTCCTTCATCTGGCCGACGATGGCGTCGCCGAGGAGCAGGACGGGGTTTCTGTATTTGAAGGCCAGGTCAAAGGCCTCGAAAGTCAGGTCGTAGCACTCCTGGCAGGTGGCCGGAGCCAGGACCAGGGTCCGGTAGTCGCCGTGGCCGCCGCCCTTGACCGACTGGAAGTAGTCGCCCTGGGAGGGCCCGATGTCGCCAAGGCCGGGGCCGCCCCGGTTCATGTTGACGAGCACGCCCGGCAGTTCCGAGCCGGCCATGTAGGAGATGGCCTCCTGCATGAGCGACACGCCCGGGCTCGACGAGGTGGTCATGGCCCGAACGCCGCAGGCGGCCGCGCCAAGGAGCATGTTGGCGGCCGCGACCTCGGATTCGGCCTGGACGAACTCGCCGCCGGCGGCCGGCATGGCCGAGGACAGCATCTCCGGAATGTCGTTCTGGGGGGTGATGGGATAGCCGAAATAGCAGCGGCAGCCGGCGGCCAGGGCTCCGTGGGCAATGGCCTCGTTGCCTTTTATGAAGATGCGCTTGCCGGACATTACACGCTCTCCTTGGCTTTGCTTTTGACGGTGCGCCAGACCTTGATGGCCACGTCCGGACACATCTTGGCGCACGAGGCGCAGCCCGTGCATTCGGCCATGGAGCCTTCGGGCACTTCGGCCACCTTGTAGCCCTTGGCGTTGAAACGCGAGGAAGCGGCGATGATGGTCTTGGGGCAGACCTGGACGCACAGGAGGCATCCTTTGCAACGCTCCTCGTCGATGAGAATCCGGGACATCCGTTCACTCCTTTGCGGCCGCGTCGGGCCAGGGGCAAAACCCCGGAACCGGAAGAGACCGCCGTCTTCCGGACCCGAAACCGCATGCGGTGGGGGTGGCGCCGTGGGCGTCAGAGCGCCAGCATGGCGTCGCCATAGGAAAAAAAACGATAGCCGGAGGCTATGGCCCTTGCGTAGGCGGCAAGAAGATTTTCGCGTCCGACCAGGGCGGCCAGCATAATCACGAGCGAGGATCCAGGCAAATGGAAATTCGTCACCATGCCGTCAACCACCTGAAAGGCGTGGCCGGGCCGGATGAAGATGTCGGTCTCGCCGGCAAAGGGCCGGACTTCCCCGGCTTCGCGGACCACGCCTTCGAGGGTCCGGGCGGCGGTGGTGCCGACGGCGACCACCGGCCGGCCGGCGGCCTTGGCGGCCAGGACGGCCGTGGCCGCCTCCTGCGGCACCTCGATCCACTCCCTGTGCATGGCGTGTTCGCGGATGTCCGCCACCCGGACCGGCGAGAAGGTGCCGATGCCGACGTGGCAGGTGACGGTGGCGAAGCCGAAGCCGCGCGCCCGGAGCCTTTCGAGCAGGTCCTCGGTGAAGTGGAGCCCGGCGGTCGGGGCGGCGGCCGAGCCGAGCTTGTCGTCGCTGGCGTAGACGGTCTGGTACGTCTCGCGATCGGCCGCGTCGTCAGCCCGGCGGATGTAGGGGGGCAGCGGCACGTGGCCGATGCGGTCCATGACCGCCGGCAGGCTCCCCTGCCAGGACAGGACCACCTCGGTGTGGCCAAAGGCCCCGCGCCGGGTCGCCGTGATGCAAAGGTCGGGTGCGAAGTCGATGCGGTCGCCGGGCCGGGGCGGCCGCGAGACACGCAGGAGCCCGGCGGCCGGGGCCGAGGTCCAGCCCGTGGCCGGGTCGGTTGTGGCCCGGAGAAGCGCAATGGGCGTCACCAGCAAAAATTCGGCCGCGCCGCCCGTGGGCTTGCGGCCAAGGAGGCGCACCGGCGCGACCTTGGTGTTGTTGGCCACAAGCAGCGCCCCCTCGGGCAAAAGATCCGGCAGGTCGGCGAAGACGGCGTCGCCGACCGCGCCCGTGGCCCGGTTGACGGTCATGAGCCGGCACGCGTCGCGCCTGGCGCACGGCCGATTCGCGATCCGGTCCTCGGGCAGGTCGAAATGGTAGGCGGCGAGCAGGTCGTCCGGGGCCGGGGCGGAGTCGAGAGGATTGGGCAAAACGTGTTCCTGAAGAGTAAGACGAGGCTTAAAGACGATCCAACCCGGCCGCGACGATGGCCCGCATCCGCTCCCGGGCTTCTCCCATGTCCACAGGGGCGCCCGTTTCGGCGGCGGCCGAGGTCATGGCCACGCCGGCCAGGCCGCAGGGCACGATGGCGTCAAAAAGGGCCAGGTCGTTGTCGAGGTTTACGGCCAGGCCGTGGGTGGCCACGCCGCGGGAGATGTGGATGCCGAGGGAGGCGATCTTGCGCACCCCCACCCACAGCCCGAGCGGATTTTGCCGGCACTCGGCCGCAACGCCATAGGTTTCGAGCAGTTGCCGGCCCAGGTCCAGCACCCAGGCCACGAAGGTCTTGACGCCAAAGCCGAGGCTCCGCAGGCCCACCACCGGGTAGACGACCAGCTGGCCGGGGTTGTGGATGGTGGCCCCGCCGCCCCGGTCGGTCGCCACCAGCGTCACGTCCGGCGGCGCGCACAGGACCCGGTTGCTGGGCTTGTTGGACCCGAGGGTGATGACCGGATCGTGTTCCAGAAGGAAGACCACGCCGGCGGACGCCCCGGCCTTGACCGCCGCGGCCGTCTCCTGCTGCAGGGCCAGGGCCACGTCGTAGGCGACGCGGCCGAGGACGCGGATCTCGGGCCTGGAGGCCGTGCCGGGCATCCCGGACGCCTCAGGCATGGGCCGTGCCGTCCACGCCGCC encodes:
- the lipB gene encoding lipoyl(octanoyl) transferase LipB gives rise to the protein MPEASGMPGTASRPEIRVLGRVAYDVALALQQETAAAVKAGASAGVVFLLEHDPVITLGSNKPSNRVLCAPPDVTLVATDRGGGATIHNPGQLVVYPVVGLRSLGFGVKTFVAWVLDLGRQLLETYGVAAECRQNPLGLWVGVRKIASLGIHISRGVATHGLAVNLDNDLALFDAIVPCGLAGVAMTSAAAETGAPVDMGEARERMRAIVAAGLDRL
- the queA gene encoding tRNA preQ1(34) S-adenosylmethionine ribosyltransferase-isomerase QueA, whose product is MPNPLDSAPAPDDLLAAYHFDLPEDRIANRPCARRDACRLMTVNRATGAVGDAVFADLPDLLPEGALLVANNTKVAPVRLLGRKPTGGAAEFLLVTPIALLRATTDPATGWTSAPAAGLLRVSRPPRPGDRIDFAPDLCITATRRGAFGHTEVVLSWQGSLPAVMDRIGHVPLPPYIRRADDAADRETYQTVYASDDKLGSAAAPTAGLHFTEDLLERLRARGFGFATVTCHVGIGTFSPVRVADIREHAMHREWIEVPQEAATAVLAAKAAGRPVVAVGTTAARTLEGVVREAGEVRPFAGETDIFIRPGHAFQVVDGMVTNFHLPGSSLVIMLAALVGRENLLAAYARAIASGYRFFSYGDAMLAL